Proteins encoded by one window of Vitis vinifera cultivar Pinot Noir 40024 chromosome 10, ASM3070453v1:
- the LOC100852997 gene encoding G-type lectin S-receptor-like serine/threonine-protein kinase At1g11330 — MRRPSVRPVSLLLTCFWFVFGCSAIDTITSTHFIKDPETIVSSGRVFKLGFFSLDGSSNRYVGIWYNTTSLLTIIWVANRDRPLNDSSGVLTISEDGNIQVLNGRKEILWSSNVSNPAGVNSSAQLQDSGNLVLRDNNGVSVWESLQNPSHSFVPQMKISTNTRTGVRKVLTSWKSSSDPSMGSFTAGVEPLNIPQVFIWNGSRPYWRSGPWDGQILTGVDVKWITLDGLNIVDDKEGTVYITFAYPDSGFFYAYVLTPEGILVETSRDKRNEDWERVWKTKENECEIYGKCGPFGHCNSRDSPICSCLKGYEPKHTQEWNRGNWTGGCVRKTPLQCERTKNGSEEAKVDGFLKLTNMKVPDFAEQSYALEDDCRQQCLRNCSCIAYSYHTGIGCMWWSGDLIDIQKLSSTGAHLFIRVAHSEIKQDRKRGARVIVIVTVIIGTIAIALCTYFLRRWIAKQRAKKGKIEEILSFNRGKFSDPSVPGDGVNQVKLEELPLIDFNKLSTATNNFHEANKLGQGGFGPVYRGKLAEGQDIAVKRLSRASTQGLEEFMNEVVVISKLQHRNLVRLIGCCIEGDEKMLIYEFMPNKSLDASLFDPVKRQLLDWRTRFKIIEGIGRGLLYLHRDSRLRIIHRDLKAGNILLDEDLNPKISDFGMARIFGSDQDQANTKRVVGTYGYMSPEYAMEGRFSEKSDVFSFGVLLLEIVSGRKNSSFYHEEYFTLLGYAWKLWKEDNMETLIDGSILEACFQEEILRCIHVGLLCVQELAKDRPSISTVVGMICSEIAHLPPPKQPAFTEMRSGINTESSYKKCSLNKVSITMIEGR, encoded by the exons ATGAGAAGGCCAAGTGTGAGACCTGTGTCTCTCTTACTTACCTGTTTTTGGTTTGTGTTCGGCTGTTCTGCCATAGACACCATTACATCCACCCACTTCATCAAAGACCCTGAAACTATAGTCTCCAGTGGAAGGGTTTTCAAACTGGGTTTCTTTAGCCTTGATGGTTCAAGTAATCGGTATGTTGGAATCTGGTACAACACCACTTCACTGCTCACTATCATATGGGTAGCCAACAGGGACAGACCCCTCAATGATTCTTCCGGTGTTCTCACCATATCTGAAGATGGTAATATTCAAGTTTTAAATGGCCGGAAGGAGATTCTGTGGTCATCCAATGTTTCAAACCCCGCAGGAGTCAATTCAAGTGCCCAGCTTCAGGATTCTGGAAATCTTGTTCTGCGAGATAACAACGGGGTGAGCGTATGGGAGAGTTTGCAAAACCCTTCTCACTCATTTGTGCCACAGATGAAAATTAGTACTAACACACGTACGGGTGTGAGAAAAGTACTGACATCATGGAAATCTTCCTCGGATCCATCCATGGGAAGCTTCACTGCAGGAGTTGAACCTCTAAACATCCCTCAAGTTTTCATCTGGAATGGAAGTCGGCCATATTGGCGTAGTGGTCCATGGGATGGTCAGATCTTGACGGGAGTAGACGTGAAATGGATTACTCTTGATGGGCTTAATATTGTTGATGATAAAGAAGGTACCGTTTATATAACTTTTGCTTACCCGGATTCAGGTTTCTTCTATGCCTATGTCTTGACTCCTGAAGGAATACTAGTGGAAACATCCAGGGATAAAAGGAATGAGGATTGGGAAAGAGTATGGAAGACCAAGGAGAATGAGTGTGAAATTTATGGCAAGTGCGGGCCATTTGGACACTGCAACTCGAGGGACTCACCAATTTGTAGCTGTTTGAAAGGGTATGAGCCAAAGCATACACAGGAATGGAATAGAGGGAATTGGACTGGTGGATGTGTGAGGAAGACGCCATTGCAATGTGAGAGAACCAAAAATGGCAGTGAAGAGGCCAAAGTAGATGGGTTTCTCAAGTTAACAAACATGAAAGTGCCAGACTTTGCAGAGCAGTCATATGCTCTTGAAGATGATTGCAGACAGCAATGCTTGAGGAATTGTTCCTGTATAGCTTATTCATATCATACAGGCATCGGGTGTATGTGGTGGAGTGGAGATTTAATCGACATACAAAAACTGTCTAGCACAGGGGCACATCTTTTCATCCGCGTTGCACATTCAGAAATAAAACAAG ATAGAAAGAGAGGCGCGAGAGTAATTGTTATTGTTACAGTGATTATAGGGACAATTGCCATTGCCCTCTGCACTTACTTCTTAAGGAGGTGGATTGCCAAACAAAGAG CAAAGAAGGGGAAAATTGAAGAGATATTATCCTTCAACAGAGGAAAATTTTCTGATCCCAGTGTCCCTGGAGACGGTGTGAATCAAGTCAAACTTGAAGAGCTGCCACTGATCGATTTTAATAAGCTTTCAACTGCAACAAACAATTTCCATGAGGCCAATAAGCTGGGACAGGGTGGTTTTGGTCCTGTATACAGA GGAAAATTGGCAGAAGGACAAGACATAGCAGTGAAAAGACTTTCAAGAGCATCTACACAAGGGCTAGAAGAGTTTATGAATGAGGTGGTGGTGATTTCTAAACTCCAACACAGGAATCTTGTTAGACTAATTGGCTGCTGCATTGAAGGAGACGAGAAGATGTTGATCTACGAGTTCATGCCGAATAAGAGCTTGGATGCTTCTCTCTTTG ATCCTGTCAAACGGCAGTTATTAGATTGGAGGACACGGTTCAAGATTATTGAAGGAATTGGCCGAGGCCTTCTTTACCTTCACAGAGATTCTAGATTACGAATTATCCATAGAGACCTCAAGGCAGGTAATATTTTATTGGATGAAGACTTGAATCCtaaaatttcagattttggtATGGCCAGAATATTTGGAAGCGATCAAGATCAAGCCAATACTAAAAGGGTTGTTGGAACATA TGGCTATATGTCTCCCGAGTATGCAATGGAAGGACGATTTTCAGAAAAATCAGATGTCTTCAGCTTTGGAGTACTTTTGTTAGAGATTGTGAGTGGGAGAAAGAATAGTAGCTTTTACCATGAGGAGTATTTTACCCTTTTGGGATAT GCATGGAAACTGTGGAAGGAAGATAACATGGAAACATTAATAGATGGAAGTATATTAGAAGCATGCTTCCAAGAGGAGATATTGAGATGCATACATGTGGGACTGTTATGTGTACAGGAATTGGCTAAAGACAGGCCATCCATTTCAACTGTTGTGGGAATGATTTGTAGTGAAATCGCACATCTTCCACCCCCAAAGCAACCTGCATTTACTGAAATGCGGAGTGGCATAAATACAGAGTCCTCCTATAAGAAGTgttctctaaacaaagtcagTATTACCATGATTGAGGGCCGCTAG
- the LOC100266824 gene encoding G-type lectin S-receptor-like serine/threonine-protein kinase At1g11330 → MRRPSKKAVSLLLTCFWFVFGCSAIDTITSTHFIKDPETIVSSGRVFKLGFFSLDGSSNRYVGIWYNTTSLLTIIWVANKDRPLNDSSGVLTISEDGNIQVLNGRKEILWSSNVSNPAAVNSSAQLQDSGNLVLRDKNGVSVWESLQNPSHSFVPQMKISTNTRTRVRKVLTSWKSSSDPSMGSFTAGVEPLNIPQVFIWNGSRPYWRSGPWDGQILTGVDVKWITLDGLNIVDDKEGTVYVTFAHPESGFFYAYVLTPEGILVETSRDKRNEDWERVWTTKENECEIYGKCGPFGHCNSRDSPICSCLKGYEPKHTQEWNRGNWTGGCVRKTPLQCERTKNGSEEAKVDGFLKLTNMKVPDFAEQSYALEDDCRQQCLRNCSCIAYSYYTGIGCMWWSGDLIDIQKLSSTGANLFIRVAHSELKQDRKRDARVIVIVTVIIGTIAIALCTYFLRRWIARQRAKKGKIEELLSFNRGKFSDPSVPGDGVNQVKLEELPLIDFNKLATATNNFHEANKLGQGGFGPVYRGKLAEGQDIAVKRLSRASTQGLEEFMNEVVVISKLQHRNLVRLIGCCIEGDEKMLIYEFMPNKSLDASLFDPVKRQILDWRTRFKIIEGIGRGLLYLHRDSRLRIIHRDLKASNILLDEDLNPKISDFGMARIFGSNQDQANTKRVVGTYGYMSPEYAMEGRFSEKSDVFSFGVLLLEIVSGRKNSSFYHEEYFTLLGYAWKLWKEDNMKTLIDGSILEACFQEEILRCIHVGLLCVQELAKDRPSVSTVVGMICSEIAHLPPPKQPAFTEMRSGIDIESSDKKCSLNKVSITMIEGR, encoded by the exons ATGAGAAGGCCAAGTAAGAAAGCTGTGTCTCTCTTACTTACCTGTTTTTGGTTTGTGTTCGGCTGTTCTGCCATAGACACCATTACATCCACGCACTTCATCAAAGATCCTGAAACTATAGTCTCCAGTGGAAGGGTTTTCAAACTGGGTTTCTTTAGCCTCGATGGTTCCAGTAATCGGTACGTTGGAATCTGGTACAACACCACTTCACTGCTCACTATCATATGGGTAGCCAACAAGGACAGACCCCTCAATGATTCTTCCGGTGTTCTCACCATATCTGAAGATGGTAATATTCAAGTTTTGAATGGCCGGAAGGAGATTCTGTGGTCATCCAATGTTTCAAACCCCGCAGCTGTCAATTCAAGTGCCCAGCTTCAGGATTCTGGAAATCTTGTTCTGCGAGATAAGAACGGGGTGAGCGTATGGGAGAGTTTGCAAAACCCTTCTCACTCATTTGTGCCACAGATGAAAATTAGCACTAACACACGTACGCGTGTGAGAAAAGTACTGACATCATGGAAATCTTCCTCGGATCCATCCATGGGAAGCTTCACTGCTGGAGTTGAACCTCTAAACATCCCTCAAGTTTTCATCTGGAATGGAAGTCGGCCATATTGGCGTAGTGGTCCATGGGATGGTCAGATCTTGACGGGAGTAGACGTGAAATGGATTACTCTTGATGGGCTTAATATTGTTGATGATAAAGAAGGTACCGTTTATGTAACTTTTGCTCACCCAGAGTCAGGTTTCTTCTATGCCTATGTCTTGACTCCTGAAGGAATACTAGTGGAAACATCCAGGGATAAAAGGAATGAGGATTGGGAAAGAGTATGGACGACCAAGGAGAATGAGTGTGAAATTTATGGCAAGTGCGGGCCATTTGGACACTGCAACTCGAGGGACTCACCAATTTGTAGCTGTTTGAAAGGGTATGAGCCAAAGCATACACAGGAATGGAATAGAGGGAATTGGACTGGTGGATGTGTGAGGAAGACGCCATTGCAATGTGAGAGAACCAAAAATGGCAGTGAAGAGGCCAAAGTAGATGGGTTTCTCAAGTTAACAAACATGAAAGTGCCAGACTTTGCAGAGCAGTCATATGCTCTTGAAGATGATTGCAGACAGCAATGCTTGAGGAATTGTTCCTGTATTGCTTATTCATATTATACAGGCATCGGGTGTATGTGGTGGAGTGGAGATTTAATCGACATACAAAAACTGTCTAGCACAGGGGCAAATCTTTTCATCCGCGTTGCACATTCAGAACTAAAACAAG ATAGAAAGAGAGACGCGAGAGTAATTGTTATTGTTACAGTGATTATAGGGACAATTGCCATTGCCCTCTGCACTTACTTCTTAAGGAGGTGGATTGCCAGACAAAGAG CAAAGAAGGGGAAAATCGAAGAGTTATTATCCTTCAACAGAGGAAAATTTTCTGATCCCAGTGTCCCTGGAGACGGTGTGAATCAAGTCAAACTTGAAGAGCTGCCACTCATCGATTTTAATAAGCTTGCAACTGCAACAAACAATTTCCATGAGGCCAATAAGCTGGGGCAGGGTGGTTTTGGTCCTGTATACAGA GGAAAATTGGCAGAAGGACAAGACATAGCAGTGAAAAGACTTTCAAGAGCATCTACACAAGGGCTAGAAGAATTTATGAATGAGGTGGTGGTGATTTCTAAACTCCAACACAGGAATCTTGTTAGACTAATTGGCTGCTGCATTGAAGGAGACGAGAAGATGTTGATCTACGAGTTCATGCCGAATAAGAGCTTGGATGCTTCTCTCTTTG ATCCTGTCAAGCGACAGATTTTAGATTGGAGGACACGGTTCAAGATTATTGAAGGAATTGGCCGAGGCCTTCTTTACCTTCACAGAGATTCTAGATTACGAATTATCCATAGAGACCTCAAGGCAAGTAATATTTTATTGGATGAAGACTTGAATCCtaaaatttcagattttggtATGGCCAGAATATTTGGAAGCAATCAAGATCAAGCCAATACTAAAAGGGTTGTTGGAACATA TGGCTATATGTCTCCCGAGTATGCAATGGAAGGACGATTTTCAGAAAAATCAGATGTCTTCAGCTTTGGAGTACTTTTGTTAGAGATTGTGAGTGGGAGAAAGAATAGTAGTTTTTACCATGAGGAGTATTTTACCCTTTTGGGATAT GCATGGAAACTGTGGAAGGAAGACAACATGAAAACATTAATAGATGGAAGTATATTAGAAGCATGCTTCCAAGAGGAGATATTGAGATGCATACATGTGGGACTGTTATGTGTACAAGAATTGGCTAAAGACAGACCATCCGTTTCAACTGTTGTGGGAATGATTTGTAGTGAAATCGCACATCTTCCACCCCCAAAGCAACCTGCATTTACTGAGATGCGGAGTGGCATAGATATAGAATCCTCCGATAAAAAGTGTTCCCTAAACAAAGTCAGCATTACCATGATTGAGGGTCGCTAG